The Alosa sapidissima isolate fAloSap1 chromosome 8, fAloSap1.pri, whole genome shotgun sequence genome segment CCCCGAAGTCGTATCAGTCAGACAGTCAATGTGTGCTCTGTGCGAAGTAAACATATTTTGTCTGATATCCACAATCCCACTGGTGTGGACATTTTGACCATAACGTTTATGATGACATTAAGTTACCGTTTCTACTTCATGTGTGGCATCTCCATAGCAACATTCACCAGTTAAATGTCCAAGGTGCCGAACACACGGCCAAACATTATTGCATATGAAGACGTGCTCCAGGAAAACCTCTTGATTAGACAGAACAGTTAGCAGCTagctcaaagctaacgttagtgtATTCCCAGCGGGTGGATTAACGTTCGTCCCGTTTCGCTCCGAAGCAACAAACGATTGGCTGGTGCGTTCAAATTGTCTTCAGGAATGGTGCCGACAGATGTTCACAGGTGTCATTATTCCATGATGCAAACACTATTTATATACAGACGCCTGTTACAGTCATTGACAGTAAAAAGTTACAGTAAGCAAATTTGTCTCGCAGCTGTGCTCCGTTACTAGCGTGAGGTTAGCTTCGTCTGCTATGGCAACGAAGGCCGTTTCTATTTTCTTCCGAAGAGATTCATCTACTGCTGATGAACCGTTCCGCATAGAGCAGCCGGGCAGAGGCTgagtcaaagattgttaaggcgatCTTTGGCTGAGTCAGGAGAAAGCGTGTGCTGGCACACGTGGTCGCAACAGCCTAGTGCTATGCCCTTTATGACTGTGAATGTTTAAGAACAAAATCAGTAAAACAAATATTATTTCACAAGTTGTTTCAATTTCCTGGAGACTAGCCTATTTTACCTAGTATCTATAATTTGTGACAGCATTAAAGCACTTGAGTTAAAGAAGTTAATGCATTCAGTGCCGTGaggtcaaaatgtttttttccagaTCCCACAAGTCAAGCAATCACTACCAGTGAACTGACCCCAGCACCTGCTACTCCCCACCTCCTGCTgcaggggcgtagatttgcgtggggaccgaaggacgtgtccacaccaatgtcaaattacgactgaaatgtccccaccaatattcaggtttaaaatggggggaaaagcgctcacatgctctacacaaagagttaaatcatttctcacttcagtgctgcggatTATCTCGTACAGATCgtgtaatgtgcagtagcctataagggtaaatcgcgctgatttgaagttacctataataccagtgagccgcagtctcctGCGCAGCATGGCGCAGCGCTTCAGCTTTACGTCACTACATATAAAgtatgaagtgcgtccaaatccacccattcttctctgttgaactcctgGAGAAGTAGactactcatcacacatgtgtcacatgaacgagccttttctcagctttgaaacggtgctagctagccacgatttgctgtgataaacagttcgctagaaaaataacttcaagatatttaataattattctctgcgcccatctccacatccattcgtctcggtggaatatcgtaggcctacacactcttcacacaacacatgacaagccatatatcagaataaagagcagaccttaccgaacacaaaggcattcccgtgtatagttagttgttccagagtaatccggttttgaaataaattgtagcaaaattcaacatggtctttcggctttaagcatttcttaaaactgaaactgagctgtgcttacatcgcctatATCTttaaatattagaatcagagaatatacaggcagctcacggttaagagtttgtcaatgtagccttaatgatttcttttcacaaaatgctaagcatgcatgtatttaagtttcttaaaactgagctgtgcttaaatgggtcaatgcatgatttcataacagaccaaatagaaaataaatgttaaatatagcctacatttctgTACAGATTATGTGGGCTACACAGTATATCAAGTTGCAAGTTGGACAGTAGGacattttaatcatggatagtatttgtacagtagcacattttaatcattataatatatatctatagtggctggtgaaagagttgagtggcttttttttttttgggggggggggggtgttagtgggtagtgtccccaccaaagctcagaccaaacctacgcccttgtccTGCTGTATCATTCTCATCACGTGCTGTTGACGTTATTAATTAGCTTTATATTCTTGAAGACTCGTAATAGCTGGAGAGGTATTAACAACGTTACCAGTTGCATAATTAGACCCAAATTCAGTCAGCGAAAAATGCAGTAGCAACTGAACAGCAGCAGAGCCACTAGGCCAGcggttctcaaactgtggtacgAGGTCTAGGTAGCCTACTCCGGGTGTGTccgagatgttttttttcttttataaaGATGAAATAATCACTTCAAAATTATATCAAAATGTATACAATAAAAAAATCCTTTATCAATGAAGTTAAATTTAAACTAGTTTTTGTCTTTCTTGGAGGGGGGTTACGTAAaacaatgtaaaatatgtagttTATTTGGTCTACGCTACTGTATTTTAATAATGTCAGTCATAATGGTGGTACTTGGAGAGCCAATTGTTTTCTGAGGtggtaggctactcattgtgataagtttgagaaccactgcactaGGCTACCCATGAAGTTCTGTTTGATCATGTGTCAACAGTCTATGGCTATTGTAAATGGTAAGTGCCATCTCGTGGACAAAAGGTTCCACTGCattaacagtaggctacagctgtatAAAATGAAACTGTATTATTCTACTATAGAAACAGACGAGGACACAAGATAAACATGCCTTTTCAGTCAAATGCAGATAAACATGCCTTTTCAGTCAAATGCAGCGATATTGTGTGTAATATCACTGACGAGGACACAAGATAAACATGCCTTTTCAGTCAAATGCAgcgatattattattattatattgtgtGTAATATCACTGAAAatgtttttcccccctcccaGAGCATTTAAATGGACTTATTAGTTGTGCATATACTTATAGCACCTTACATTTTCACAGGGGTTGTACCCTTAAAGTACAGATTAGTACCTTTAAAGGGTACTATGCGCTAATGATACATACAGGTACATTTGTGTACCTTGATGGGTACAGATGGCTAGGGTACACAAAAGTACCTGCATTCATGGGTACATAATTGTTTTTCTAAAGGGTACTGCCCCAGGGCTACTGCTTGTTGTGCTTGTTTTGTGCTTGTTTTGTGCTTGTTATACATTTAAATGGCACTACGGTCATCTTCTTTTAAGAACCTTTCCAAATATTTCCCATATATGGCTTTTCCTGGAGGCGTGTCTATTATTTTAACTTGTCGCTTCTTCAGCTTTTTACCTCCACCTCCACTGTCTCCACCTCCACCGTCTCCACCACCTCTACCGTCTCCACCTCCTCTACCGTCTCCTCCTCTACCGTCTCCACCTCTACCGTCTCCACCTCCTCTACCGTCTCCACCTCTACCGTCTCCACCTCCTCTACCGTCTCCACCTCCTCTACCGTCTCCACCTCCTCTACCGTCTCCACCTCTACCGTCTCCACCTCCTCTACCGTCTCCACCTCCTCTACCGTCTCCACCGTCTCCACCTCCTCTaccatctccacctccaccgTCTCCATCTATGTGGCAAGTATGCTTCAATCAATGATATCTTTGAAAAGCAATTATGAGTTAAatattgatgctagccttctcgtgataCTTGAagtatttttacaaatatatatatatatttaattaattttaactgacccacccagaatatcattaaaatattttcttATGACTTATAACCGCGGATGACCACTCCATTTCGGGCGAACTGCGCATCActgataaccacacacacacactgcctttaCACCAGGAACCAATAATttttccactgcccactacacattgttatcacatatacctagacccactgtcattatttaaacgtttgtgatcattaaataacttttacatatcgccattcccgacccgtcatgcgacaatgtgacgtcacaggagtgcctaaccatttcacgcgtggtggtcgcggaactagttgcaatattctccttaacagaggctgtttgttgctgttgtgagaaggctatctacctacttcacaccgtagaagaagcaatgaagccgctagttgccatggtgaatcagtgaatctgtgatcggtggcggggtctatttgagggagccatgagctcgcacttatccaggatcggtttcacctggcttgatgaatccgtgtctgctcatcctggcttgctcgttgtgcaaccaattaagcctgtacgctcttgttttggattcattgagcgcagctcagtaacttatcccggatgtcttaattctgcttttgtgcaacaggccCCAGGGATTGTCAAACTGCGCATCActgataaccacacacacacacacacaaactgcctttacaccagggattcccaaactgtggtacgtgCACCCCCGCTGCTGCGTGAGATGAAAATGGCAATGGTGTCGGAAAAGtgctaaaaatgatttttaaaaaaaatcttaagCCTGTGTTCTCGTCgttctttgtgtttcataatgttgttctccacagttttttagtgtgagagctcatggaccagttgcacattttgattttgtcaGTTGTTATGtcaattaaacatgatgcctggaatgagtcaataaaatgtgttacgtttttATCTGTCGTTTTTAAGTGTATGTAGGTGGTGGTACGCGGGGGAAAAAGTTTAGGAACCGCTGCTTTACACAATAAAAGCACACTTCGTGTTTTATCTCTATGTAACCATGTAATTTTATacaaacaagcagcatgtcATACCAGATACTTAACTCTCCCATGCATCAAATCCATCTCTCTCAGTCATGCCTGTCTACTCACATGACTTCAAAACTGCTGGTCATACTAAGGTCCGGATActggtttttgttttgctttttgccCCATTGCGAGATTAGGGCAACGGTGTGCAGTTACCCGACTGCTCTTGTGGACTTTAAATTCCAGACACACAGTTTGGAGAACGCTGGTAATCAAAACGCTGTGTTTATTATGTTAAAAGACATTCCATGACTTTCACCAAAGTCCAACGCATAACATGAATGAGCAATAGTTGATCATTACCTTCAGAAATGTTATCTGTGTTGATTTATCTAAAGGTTCTTCTCATCCATGGTGAATTAACTTAGATgcacagaatgagagagggacgTCGCTGTGCGTGTGATTTTGACGATGCAGTGTATTCAAAGCCTTAGCCTATCCGCTCTTGACTGTTAGCTTGGATGCCTGATCCTCTGTCACCTCGTCTTCGGTCAGGACTTTTCCAGATGAAAATAAAGGCGAAAGTGAAGAATGTTTTTCGAGGATTTTATTCTTATTTCTTCTTGGGCCCTGGCTCCATTGGCTGTCCAATCTCCCTCCCACGCAACTTTAGACCTGCGCAGAAACACAACATATCAACCCACTAAACACAATGCCCCTTCCATGCAACTTTAAACCTGCGCAGAAACACAAGACCATATCAACCCACTAATTACAATGCAAACAAATGAAGGGATGCAAAAAATACACCATAAAGATCTCTTTGTAAATgacatttaattaaaaagtgtttttttaatTCGTTAGTTTTGCGTATGCGTTTTCTCAGTGGCCAGCCCATATGCCTCATTAGTTTTGCGTATGTGTTTTCTCAGTGGCCAGCCCATGTAACTCCTGTTGGTTTTTTTGCGTATGTGTTTTCTCAGTGGCCAGCCCATGTAACTCCTGTTGGTTTTGCGTATGCGTTTTCGCAGTGGCCAGCCCATGTAACTCCTGTTGGTTTTGCGTATGCGTTTTCGCAGTGGCCAGCCCATGTAACTCATTAGTTTTGCGTATGTGTTTTCGCAGTGGCCAGCCCATGTAACTCCTGTTGGTTTTGCGTATGCGTTTTCGCAGTGGCCAGCCCATGTAACTCATTAGTTTTGCGTATGTGTTTTCGCAGTGGCCAGCCCATGTAACTCATTAGTTTTGCGTatgtgttctctctccctctgcactAACACACACCGAGTAACACAAAAGAAGTCTTTTACTCTTAAATGAGCCACACCACTCATGACAAGACACTATGCCATTCTTTCATTTACAGAACATTCGAAAAATACCGCATTAATATCAACAACCATGATAATTTCGCTCACTATAATAGTCATGTTACATTTTTACCGTTACATCTCTACTTGCATCACACCAACGCAACGTAAAATAAGGTTATGCAGAATCTCATTTAGGAGTTTGGCACGGTAACAACCATGGACTACAGCTGCAGGTGTTTGCGGAGTGCTTTTACTGTGGCTTTGAACGCAGATTAGCCAACTATCATCAAATATTGACACTATCCATTTTAGAAACCCGTATCTGCCCAGGGCAAGGGACAACACATGCCACACAGGTGAAGAGCTTTGGGTAGTGGCCCTGAGGTCGATTACCAAACCTCTATAGTGAAGCCTGAACTGGCTCTAGTGTTGGCTTACATGACTGCTCGTTTGAGATGCACACTCACCAATAGCACGCTCAATTTTGCCCATGATCTGATTATTTGGGATGGCCTTTCCTGCCTCGTAGTCTGCGATTATCTGAGGCTTCTCATTGATTTTCTgtaggaaaaacaaaacaatgaccAATCTTATGTTTGAATGTGGAGACTGTGAACTACTGAAAGAAGATGAGAaggttcagagagagagagagagagagagagagagagagagagagagagagagagagagtgagagagtgagtgagagagagagagagagagagagagcgtgagtgagagagtgagtgagagagtgagagagagagagcgtgagtgagagagtgtgagagagagagagcgtgagtgagagagtgtgagagagagtgcgtgagagagagtgagagagtagaaGCAAGTGATGGCAACTAAGTGTGAGAGCAATGgcaggaaaaagagagtgtgtgtgtgagagcaatgccaggaaaaagagtgtgtgtgtgagagagcaatggcaggaaaaagagtgtgtgtgtgagagagcaatggcaggaaaaagagtgtgtgtgtgtgagagcaatggcaggaaaaagagtgtgtgtgtgagagagcaatggcaggaaaaagagtgtgtgtgtgtgagagcaatggcaggaaaaagagtgtgtgtgtgtgagagcaatggcaggaaaaagagtgtgtgtgtgtgagagcaatggcaggaaaaagagagtgtgtgtgtgagagagcaatggcaggaaaaagagagtgtgtgtgagagagcaatggcaggaaaaagagtgtgtgtgtgtgagagcaatggcaggaaaaagagtgtgtgtgtgtgagagcaatggcaggaaaaagagagtgtgtgtgtgagcaatggcaggaaaaagagtgtgtgtgtgtgagagcaatggcaggaaaaagagtgtgtgtgtgagagagcaatggcaggaaaaagagtgtgtgtgtgtgagagcaatggcaggaaaaagagtgtgtgtgtgtgagagcaatggcaggaaaaagagtgtgtgtgtgtgagagcaatggcaggaaaaagagagtgtgtgtgtgagagagcaatggcaggaaaaagagagtgtgtgtgagagagcaatggcaggaaaaagagtgtgtgtgtgtgagagcaatggcaggaaaaagagtgtgtgtgtgtgagagcaatggcaggaaaaagagtgtgtgtgtgtgagagcaatggcaggaaaaagagtgtgtgtgtgtgagagcaatggcaggaaaaagagtgtgtgtgtgagagcaatggcaggaaaaagagtgtgtgtgtgtgagagcaatggcaggaaaaagagtgtgtgtgtgagagcaatggcaggaaaaagagagtgtgtgtgagagcaatggcaggaaaaagagagtgtgtgtgagagcaatggcaggaaaaagagagtgtgtgagagagcaatggcaggaaaaagagtgtgtgtgtgagagcaatggcaggaaaaagagtgtgtgtgagagagcaatggcaggaaaaagagtgtgtgtgtgagagcaatggcaggaaaaagagtgtgtgtgtgagagcaatggcaggaaaaagagtgtgtgtgtgtgagagcaatggcaggaaaaagagtgtgtgtgtgtgagagcaatggcaggaaaaagagtgtgtgtgtgtgagagcaatggcaggaaaaagagtgtgtgtgtgtgagagcaatggcaggaaaaagagtgtgtgtgtgagagcaatggcaggaaaaagagtgtgtgtgtgtgagagcaatggcaggaaaaagagtgtgtgtgtgagagcaatggcaggaaaaagagagtgtgtgtgagagcaatggcaggaaaaagagagtgtgtgtgagagcaatggcaggaaaaagagagtgtgtgagagagcaatggcaggaaaaagagtgtgtgtgtgagagcaatggcaggaaaaagagtgtgtgtgagagagcaatggcaggaaaaagagtgtgtgtgtgagagcaatggcaggaaaaagagtgtgtgtgtgagagcaatggcaggaaaaagagtgtgtgtgtgagagcaatggcaggaaaaagagtgtgtgtgtgagagcaatggcaggaaaaagagtgtgtgtgtgagagcaatggcaggaaaaagagtgtgtgtgtgagagcaatggcaggaaaaagagtgtgtgtgtgagagcaatggcaggaaaaagagtgtgtgtgtgagagcaatggcaggaaaaagagtgtgtgtgtgagagcaatggcaggaaaaagagagtgtgtgtgtgagcaatggcaggaaaaagagagtgtgtgtgagagcaatggcaggaaaaagagtgtgtgtgtgagagcaatggcaggaaaaagagtgtgtgtgtgagagcaatggcaggaaaaagagtgtgtgtgtgagagcaatggcaggaaaaagagtgtgtgtgtgagagcaatggcaggaaaaagagtgtgtgtgtgagagcaatggcaggaaaaagagtgtgtgtgtgagagcaatggcaggaaaaagagtgtgtgtgtgtgagagcaatggcaggaaaaagagtgtgtgtgtgtgagagcaatggcaggaaaaagagtgtgtgtgtgtgagagcaatggcaggaaaaagagtgtgtgtgagagcaatggcaggaaaaagagtgtgtgtgagagcaatggcaggaaaaagagagtgtgtgagagcaatggcaggaaaaagagtgtgtgtgagagcaatggcaggaaaaagagagtgtgtgagagagcaatggcaggaaaaagagagtgtgtgtgagagcaatggcaggaaaaagagagtgtgtgtgagagcaatggcaggaaaaagagagtgtgtgtgagagcaatggcaggaaaaagagtgtgtgtgtgagagagcaatggcaggaaaaagagagtgtgtgtgagagcaatggcaggaaaaagagagtgtgtgtgagagcaatggCAGGAAAAAGCAGAATGACTTCAGCAAGcgaaatgagtgagtgagtgaagtgtgtgtatgcacgtgagaaaagtaagagagtgtgttgtgtgtgtgtgtgtgtgaatcctcAACGTGGCGAGGTCCTTCTGCGTGAggcctctgtgtctctgtgtgtgtatatatgtgtgtgtgtgtgtgtgtgtgtgtgtgtgtgtgtgtgtgtgtgtgtgtgtgtatcctcacCGTGGCGAGGTCCTTCTGCGTGAGGCCTCGGTTCTGGCGACCCAGCTGGATGACCTTGCCCACCTCCAGCGGAACTCTGTCGTGGTGCAGCTCCTCCGTTTCTCGGTCCAGCTTCGCCGTGTTCTTGGTCACCAGGTGCTGCTTGTTCTGTCCTGCggaccctgccacacacacacacacacacacgcgcatggtattttatggtttatggtaatacatggtattttctgtatcatgtctcaatacaattttggctgttgcaTAGTTTaaagtttttgaattgagtatcaaactgtgcacatagataATGGTTacttatcagaggttttcctgagcccatacaatgattttatTTACAGAAAAAGGTCTGGTTTTTATGCAGTGCAATCTGAGGTTCAAAAGACCACAGcaatccaatattgtttttcaactCCATTGTTTGCAAAAATggctctggattctctgaatgttttcatTAGATTATGTTCTGacgatgatgaactccccaaatccttcacaatttcatgttaagaagcattcaaattacattgtttcatatgtcacacaggtttacacaaaTTGATGAATAcctctacatctttacttctaagagaccctgcctttTCCAGCATTTGGTTACCCTCCTCCCAATTTTTTTGAAGAAttttgctggtatcaaattcaaaattaacatatactttccatgaaagtcacatgtcatttaaaaaaaaattgggtcgGTCTCATTTTTGAGTTTGAGATTGGCAGATCAAaaaaacattctgtttttatttgcattttacacaacgtcccaacttttttttgatttggggttgtagttgTAATCCCTATGATATGTGCagttttttaatgttttatagTTTCTGTTGTAATGCAAGCTATGTAGTGTACAGCTTAGAAACATTATGTTGTGCATCAACTTAAAACCGAGGTCTGCTTGAGACTTGTGGAACAAGATGTGAAGGACTCGGAGCCCTTGCCACTGAAATTAAgaacatagagagagaaataaaataaaaagtaacCGTATCGGATGCATGTGTGAGAGCTTACATTTCTTCGACGTTTCTATGTCTTCCCCCTTCCTTTGAGCAGCAGTCACAGCCTGTAATAAACAACGGCAAAGGGCAAATATTTAAATGTCCAGCTCGGTAGCACTTTGCGTGTTGTGTTATTTAACTAAACTTACAAAACCATTAACTCACAACGTTTCACTCTCATTAGTAAACTGATGTAATACCGAAGGAACTTGGCAGTATCCACATGATGGTGGCTCACAGGAGTGACACACGCCGCAAGCAGAACGGTAGCGTGAGGCTAATGCACCtttgatacatgtgatgtcctAATGTTACTGGCCGACTGGTTTACGTACCAATAAAGAGTGCGTGAAGATAAACAAACGACAAACGAGCAATGATCTTCATTCCTCTCACACTTCTATGCGGACATAAACCAGCATTACAACTTCACGAAAGAAAATAGCTAACTCAGCTAACTTGGCCTTGTTGTCATAACACTGAGCTTAAGTTAACTTGTATTAGCTAACATTAAacagtaacgttaatgttaacaAAGAGTATAAGGTCAAGAGACAAAGGCTTGATAAACTTCACCAGACTGGAGAGCCAAATTTGCCAACTTAAGGCAAATCTCGGAAAATACACCAAATGATAACGTTACGCCAGCAACTAGTTAGCTATTGCTACATAACATGCTACTAAAACAGATGGCTAACGTTGGTCTAGCTAGCTAGTATACAGCCAGCTGGCTAACTTAACGTTACCTGTTTGGATTTCGACTGTGCCGCCGAACCTTTCTTTCTTAGGACAGTAACTGTATCCCAGTCGCATTCAGCCATGTCCTAAATTCCGATttaatgtaaataaaaataagTATTCACAAATGGGCCCCAAACGGTTGCTCAGAAGCTACCTTGGATAACTTATCAGGCCCCTAAACAGCTAGCAAGTGTGAGCTGCAATGCACGTTGCTAAATGCTAAACAAGGAAACGGACGGGCGTGTGTGCGTCATTGGATACGCACGCCTGGTGAAAACGTCGCATACTCAACGCAGTGCGCCTGCAATGGCCAAAACTGCGCACCCCTCTGATTCTAATGAATATAGGCCACTCTGTGTCGACCATGTTGACATTGAACACCACTAAATAATTATGGGCATAATTGTATTAGGCCTATTGGCGATCACTTTGATTAAGCAAATTACATGACTTGACTAGTACATCTGTGTCTTCTTGTAATCTGAACAACCTGAATCTGACCCAATCACTCTCAATATCATGCAGCAACATTCATTATTCCAGATGGACTCCATCTAAATCtttcctgatttttttttctacacAAACTTCACTGTGGCTATAGTACAGTTAAGCCCTCAAATCAAGGGGAATTGTGCACTTTTTGAAAGAAACATGAAACTTCTACCATAGTTAGGTTATACCATAAGGTTTATTTTCAGATTGGGAGggaagtcaaatttgaccggcagatattccccttcagaatcagggtccgcgaatagaagacccaacacttcatttcaggtaaacttttttgatgccattagacgataatctaatgcaaatactcgctgacgttgacaatatcgctttgacaaagtggctcacacgcacactagctccggtatttcacgcactgattcaatgcgctgtagctagaaggttttgtttaaagcatgcacttttttcgactcggggatgacgtatgacatgtctgccatctagtggagtggaggtcgaacgaaatatgacaccctatttgactaaatcggccgttttattcagtaccgcatcttgtcgactaaagtCGCCCATGGCGCCTAGAGTTTTAACCAGTGGTGGTATGGCAGGTGGTCTGTGAAAATGGTCTAGGTGGGTCACCTGTGGATAATTCTGTGCTGTGAAGAAATGAAATTAGCCACAAATCTCATGAAATAACAactaataactgaataatacagcgacaacaaagaaatgaattgggatacataaaaaatgaatattttgatgttttgtttaccttgacctTTACATAAATGCATTTTCTTGAACTCTGGTGGTTTCAAAGTTATCAGATACAGAATAGGCACCCAAAAGTTAGTGGGAAATGACACCGTAAGTGTTTTTCTACTGTGTTTGGTTCCAACGTGAGGCACTTTTGAATAttat includes the following:
- the edf1 gene encoding endothelial differentiation-related factor 1 homolog, with the translated sequence MAECDWDTVTVLRKKGSAAQSKSKQAVTAAQRKGEDIETSKKWSAGQNKQHLVTKNTAKLDRETEELHHDRVPLEVGKVIQLGRQNRGLTQKDLATKINEKPQIIADYEAGKAIPNNQIMGKIERAIGLKLRGREIGQPMEPGPKKK